The following proteins come from a genomic window of Pseudomonas sp. WJP1:
- a CDS encoding branched-chain amino acid ABC transporter permease, translating into MTMLLGVPLAALFGQLLLGLINGAFYALLSLGLAVIFGLLRIINFAHGAQYMIGAFAALLLLKYLNVNYWAALFLVPLLIGALGIVIERLLLRRIAHLDHLYGLLLTFGLAMIIEGSFINLFGVSGSNYPIPPALQGGFKLDFMFLPAYRAWVLAAGLGMCLFTWYVIEKTRLGAYLRAGTEKPALMQAFGVNVPLLTTLTYGFSVALAAFAGVLAAPIYSVSPTMGSNLLIVVFAVVVIGGMGSIMGAILTGLAMGLIEGLTKVFWPESSGTVIFLVMILVLLVRPNGLFGKEA; encoded by the coding sequence ATGACCATGCTATTGGGGGTACCCCTGGCAGCCCTGTTCGGCCAATTATTGCTCGGCCTGATCAATGGCGCGTTCTATGCGCTGTTGAGCCTGGGCCTGGCGGTGATCTTTGGCCTGCTGCGCATCATCAACTTCGCCCACGGCGCGCAATACATGATCGGCGCCTTCGCCGCGCTGCTGTTGCTCAAGTACCTGAACGTGAACTATTGGGCGGCGCTGTTCCTGGTGCCGCTGCTGATCGGCGCCCTGGGCATAGTGATCGAGCGCCTGCTGCTGCGGCGCATCGCGCACCTGGATCATCTCTATGGCCTGCTGCTGACCTTCGGCCTGGCCATGATTATCGAAGGCAGCTTCATCAACCTGTTCGGCGTGTCCGGCAGCAATTACCCGATCCCGCCGGCGCTGCAAGGCGGTTTCAAGCTGGACTTCATGTTCCTGCCGGCCTACCGCGCCTGGGTGCTGGCGGCTGGCCTGGGGATGTGCCTGTTCACCTGGTACGTGATCGAGAAAACGCGCCTGGGTGCCTACCTGCGCGCTGGCACCGAAAAGCCGGCGCTGATGCAGGCCTTCGGGGTCAACGTGCCGCTACTGACTACCCTCACCTACGGTTTCAGCGTGGCCTTGGCGGCTTTCGCCGGTGTGTTGGCGGCGCCGATCTACTCGGTGTCGCCGACCATGGGCTCCAACCTGTTGATCGTGGTGTTCGCGGTGGTGGTCATCGGCGGCATGGGTTCGATCATGGGGGCGATCCTCACCGGGCTCGCCATGGGCCTGATCGAAGGCCTGACCAAGGTGTTCTGGCCCGAATCATCCGGCACGGTGATTTTCCTGGTGATGATCCTGGTACTGCTGGTACGCCCCAACGGTCTGTTCGGAAAGGAGGCGTAA